The following nucleotide sequence is from Clostridiisalibacter paucivorans DSM 22131.
TATCTCTTTGTAAAAGTGTAATAAGAAATAAAATAAATTAATATGCTTAGAACACTTTTAAGAGTGGTTCTAAACATATTATACGAGGAGATGAAAATTATGATTATTGGTTACACGACAGGGGTATTTGATTTGTTTCATATTGGACATTTGAATATGCTGAAAAACGCAAAATCAATGTGTGATAAACTAGTTGTAGGAGTAACAACAGACGATCTTGTCTCATACAAAAATAAAAAAGCGGTTATTCCGTTTGACGAAAGACTGGAGATTGTAAGAAACATCAAGTATGTTGACGCTGCTATCGCTCAAGAAAGTATGGATAAATTTGAGGCTTGGAAGAAATTGAAATTTGATGTTATGTTCGTTGGAGACGACTGGTATAATACTGAAAAATGGAATAATTTTGAGAAACAGTTTAATGAAGTAGGTGTAAGAATTATTTATTTCCCATATCATAAGGGGACTTCATCAACATTGATTAACGAAACACTATTGAATCTTCGTAGCGAGAAATAAAGCAAACTTCGTCCCCTTATGTGTTAGGATACAATTTTGTTAAGATTAGTTTGATCGAGCACCAAGTATCCCTGAGCCCCAAGTCACCAAGAAACTATTCCACATAGGAGGATGGGGACTGATAAAAGTATAGAGGGTACAGTAACGATTAACGTGACGAAGATAACGGGCATGAACAGATATGTAGTGTCCGTTTATTTTAAAAGGGAATTAACTAACAGAATATTGTATTGATGGATGAGATATGGGGGGGCGATTAAGTGGAAAAATTAGATGATACGATGCTTGATATAGTTAAATAGGGTCAGGCTCATTTTTAAACTATATGAGATATGAATGAGAATGTATAAAACATAGGACAAAAATCAAAAAATGTATTTATAACATCACGAATGGAAGATTAAATTATGAATCTATACAAAAGCATATCTTGGACATTAGTGGTTGTCTGGATGGCAATTATATTTTTGTTGTCATCTCAGGTTGTGGAGAAGTCCAATGATTTGAGCAAAGGTGTAACAAAGATTATTGTGGATACTGTTGAAAAGGTTAATCCTAAAGCTAATTTTAATATTAGAAGGTTTAATCATATATTGAGAAAAAACGCCCATTTTTTCGCTTATTTGATATTGGGCATATTAGTAATCAATGCGTTAAATGCAAGTGGAAAATGTGGATATAAGAGTGTAGCTTTGACACTATTTATTTGTGTGTTATATGCTATATCAGATGAAGTACACCAAATGTTTGTACCAGGGAGAGGTCCTCAAATTAAGGATGTATTTATAGATAGTGCAGGGACTATTGTTGGTATTTTGATGTATCTAATAATTTCACCCCTTGTCTTAAAGAGATGAGGGGTGAATTGTTTTTAGAAAGGCTGAAAGTGCCTTTAATTGTTCGGGAGTTAAGGATTTTGCACTGTCCAAAAGTTCCTTCAAACTATTATCTATTGTTTCTGATGTATTATCAGCAAAAAAATCTGACAATGTAATATCAAATACATTGCATATCTTTTGTAATGTTGGAACATCTGGGATGCGATTACCATTTTCTAATTTACTAATAACTGGCTGAGAGATATTGCATTTATCGGCCAATTCTTTAGTAGTTATATTGTGTTCTTTTCTAAGGCATTTAATCTTGTGACCAACATCCATTATTATATTCTCCTAACATTCTAATTTAGAATAATCTATAGTTTTATTGTAACTACAAAGGTAAAATAAAACAATTATTTTTCTAAAATAGAATAAAAATATTGACAATTATCCCAAATTAGAATAAAATTATAGATAGAGATATTCTACTACTTATTAAAT
It contains:
- a CDS encoding adenylyltransferase/cytidyltransferase family protein, whose amino-acid sequence is MIIGYTTGVFDLFHIGHLNMLKNAKSMCDKLVVGVTTDDLVSYKNKKAVIPFDERLEIVRNIKYVDAAIAQESMDKFEAWKKLKFDVMFVGDDWYNTEKWNNFEKQFNEVGVRIIYFPYHKGTSSTLINETLLNLRSEK
- a CDS encoding VanZ family protein, translated to MNLYKSISWTLVVVWMAIIFLLSSQVVEKSNDLSKGVTKIIVDTVEKVNPKANFNIRRFNHILRKNAHFFAYLILGILVINALNASGKCGYKSVALTLFICVLYAISDEVHQMFVPGRGPQIKDVFIDSAGTIVGILMYLIISPLVLKR
- a CDS encoding helix-turn-helix domain-containing protein; this encodes MDVGHKIKCLRKEHNITTKELADKCNISQPVISKLENGNRIPDVPTLQKICNVFDITLSDFFADNTSETIDNSLKELLDSAKSLTPEQLKALSAFLKTIHPSSL